In Stanieria sp. NIES-3757, the DNA window ACTAAGTCGCAAAAAATTAAATATCGATCAAGATAAACGAAGTCGTTTTATACGATTAATTAAACAATTGACTAATTTAGTAGAGGTAAACTCAGTCATTGATTTTCCTAGGGATAGAAAAGATGCTAAATTTTTAGCCTGTGCAATGGCAGCAAAAGCAGATTTTTTGATTACAGGAGATCGAGATTTTTCTGAAGCACAGCAGTTAATAGAAACCAAAATTATTTCTGTCAGAGAATTTATAGAATTGTTTCAACCAAGGTAAAAGCTGCGATCGCGCTTAAGCTATTCTACAACCCTAATAATTTCATTTGGCACTTGCTATTAGGATTAATACTGATACTACTTGAATTGCAATTGATTTCATTATCTTAACAAAAGGCGATCGCATTACGAATTACCATCAAAACGCAATCGCCAGATCATCCATTTTCACCCGTAGGGGCGATTCGCGAATCGCCCCTACCATTGTCACATCAAACCGATTCACCCAATTTTCGCGATCTTAACCATCGGTTTGCCCCTACCATCGTCACATCAAACCAATTTACCCAATTTTCGCGATCGTAATCACCTATTCATCCCTACAATCATCACACCAAAATTATCGAATCGATCTATATTTCTTAACCGTAATTACCCGTTCGCATCTACAATATCCACGAAAACTCATTAAACAATAGAATTAATCGCCATTACCAAACCGATTAAAAAAAATTTTTTCTGATGATGATATAAAAAATGATCAAAGTGGGTAATTTTTAAATAGGAAAGGAAAATAACAAAAACCACCCACAAAACACAAATCACAAACCTATAAGGAAGGATAACATGAATAACCTATTTACTGCAAAATTATTACAAAATTTACGTAGCAAAAAAGGTAACAAAGGTTTCACATTAATTGAATTATTAGTAGTAGTAATTATCATCGGTGTACTCGCTGCTGTTGCTTTACCTAACCTCTTAGGACAAGTTGGTAAAGCCAGAGAAACTGAAGGTAAAAATGGTGTTGGTACTATTAACCGCGCTCAGCAATCTTACCACTTTGAGAAACAAGCTTTTGCAAATGGTACTACTGTAACCGATGCAGACAATGAGCTTGGTGCAGTAATTGTTAGTGATTATTATACTTTTGCTATCACTGGTGCTGCTGCTGATGCTACTGTTGCTGCTGCTGCTTCAGATGGACCTAATGATGGTGTCAGAAATTATGCTGGTGCTATCAGCTATAACGCTGGTGCTTATGACTCAGCTGTATGCCAATCTGATGAAATTGATGGACCAGTAACTCCTACTGCAGCTGGTGGTGATGCTGGTTGTTCTACTGGTACCGAATTACAATAAAAACATACATAATTATTTAAATTAAATAGAACAGGCAAAAGTTTGCCTGTTTTTTTTATTATTTATTTTATTTCATACAAAACAAATAATAGTTAAAGTTAGCATAAAGCTAAATTATTAATGATATTAATGCATTAAAACCTGGGTATTTTATTATTAAAGCTATTTGATTTTGTATAAATATAGTAAATATATTAGGCAATAAAAATGAAAAAATCACTGTTTTTTTTTATAAAAAAATTAGGAAAGCACAACTATAATGATCACGGCTTTACCATGATTGAATTATTAGTTGTTATGTTATTCATAGGCTTATTATCTGCACTTAGTTTACCTAATTTTCTCAATCAAGTAGGAAAAGCTAGAGAAACTGAAGCTAAAAATAATCTCGGAACCCTTGCTCGTTCTCAACAAGCTTATCATTTTGAAAAATTAATTTTTGCAGATAGTCTTAATAAATTAAATTTAAATAATAACTTAACTACTCGCTACTATAATTCTCCAGTTCCAGATATAGCAAATTCGGTGTTGGTTAAACATCGAAGTGTTGCTATTAATCCTTTCAAGGATTATGTTAAAAATTATGCTGTAGGAGTATATTACAATAGTGGATCTTACGAGTTCTATTTATGTCAAAGTTATGCAGTAAATCAACCTGTAGATGTTCCAAATAATATCTCTAATGATTGTACTAACAACGGAATTAAAATTAAGTAATTGACCTGATGACAGTTATTAATAAAATAGCTAATTTAAAAAATGAACATAAGGCTCTAAAGTGTTTTCTATGTTTTTAAATTTAAAATTTTTACGTCAGTCTTTAACACATTATCTTACTGCTTTAGTTTGTTTTGCAGGAATTATTTTTTTTCAAAAACAATATTTTTTTCAAAAAATTATTTCGCAAAAAAATATAGATTATTTTCAACAAGAACAATCGTTAAAAACAGATTTAAATTTACAAAAAAAATTACCAAACTTTGGTCTTAAAAATTTAATAGCTGATTGGAATTTATTACAATATATTCAATATTTTGGTGATGACAAAGCCAGAGAAGCCACAGGATATTCTTTAGTAACAGATTATTTTGAAATCATTGTAGAAAAAGACCCTAGATTCATTCAGGCATTGCTTTCTCTCTCTACAGCGAATTCAATATTTGTGGGCAGACCAGATCAAACTATTGCTTTAATGAACCAAGCATTAAACTCTCTTACCCCAGAAAAATTTCCAATGGGTTACTATGTTTGGACTTATAAAGGCGTAGATGAAATTTTATTTCTTGGCGACTTAAAAGCTGCGGAGAATTCTTATCAGAAAGCAGCAGAATGGGCTGACTTACAAACTGAACCAACCTGGAAAGATATGGCAATTCAAGCCAATAATACTGCCCAATTTTTAGCTACCAATCCCGATAGCACCAAAGTACAAGTTTATGCGTGGTTAAATATTTTAAGCACTGCCAGAGATGAAAAAACCAAACAACACGCGCTTCAGCAAGTTAAAGCTTTGGGTGCAGACATTATCGTCACCGAAACAGGCGAATTACAAGTTAAATTACCAACAACATAGGGACAATTATTTTTATTGCGTTATGGTTATTTCCGATACATCCTGTAGGGGCAGTTCGCGAACTGCCCCTACGATAACCAATCACATCCACGACAATCAATTCCACAATTACCACACACAACATTTTTAAAATTTCGCAACCAATTACATGGCATACAACCCAGACAAACATCATCGTCGTTCCATTCGATTAAAAGGATACGATTACAGCCAACCAGGGGCGTATTTCATCACCGTTTGTGCTTATCAAAGACAATGCATATTTGGGGATATTGTTGATGGGCGGATGGTATTAAATCAATACGGTTCAATTGTAGCGCAAACCTATCAATGGTTATCCCAACGTTATCATTATGTTTGTTTGGATGAATGCATTATTATGCCCAATCATTTGCATGGCATTATCGTCATCACCGACACACCCTGTAGGGGCGATTCGCGAATCGCCCCTACGACAAATAACCAAACCCACACGATTAAACCAAAATCATTGGGACGTTTAATTGGTGCATTTAAAACCGTTTCCACCAAACAAATCAATATCCTTCGTGATGCCCCAGGTCTACCCATCTGGCAACGCAATTATTACGAACACATCATTCGCAACCAAAACGCTTTAGATCGGATTCGTGAATATATTATTAATAATCCTATTTCCTGGCAAATAGACCAATTGCATCCCAACAATCCCTGAAAATGGTTAGGGGCAGTTCGCGAACTGCCTCTACTATAATATGGCTAAAAGCTCTCAGAAGATTTCATCAATGACTGTTTCCAAATCTGAAGATATAAATTCGCTCTCTTTATACGAAGAAGATTATTATCTTTGGTTAGAAAATACGGCTCAATTATTACGTGATGGTAAGCTATCTAAGTTAGATTTACCCAATTTGCTTGAAGAAATTGAAGATATGGGAAGGAGCGAAAAGAGAGCCGTTAAAAGTAATCTGATTAGAATCTTACAGCACCTTTTAAAATGGAAATATCAACCAGAAAAGCGGTCAGACAGTTGGTTAAGTACAATTGTCGAACATCGTCAAAGAATTATCCTTGCTTTTGAAGATAGTCCTAGTCTAAAAGGTTATTACTTAGAAGTATTTGATAAATGCTATCAAGACGCTAGAAAAAATACAGCTACAGAGACTAGATTACCTCTTCAAGCTTTCCCGAATCAATCACCTTTTACTATAGAAGATACTCTTAACCCTGATTATCTTCCTGATAACTAAATATATGTTATTTCGGAATATTTGCGCTCCGCACTTCAATCATTTAGAGATGCTTCGTTACCTCAGTATGACATTACATTGAATAGCTAGAAATTTTCTTTAAACTAAACAACCGAAAATCATTCCAGCTAATAAAATAAATCCAAGCCAGACATTTTGACTGAAAATTTCTCCGTAAACGGGGCGCGGTAAATCGGTTTGACGTAATCTGAGATATTGCCAAATCCAGCCAACTACAGCAACAATCCACCCTAACCAAAAAATTGGCTGTAAATTTATTTCTAAGCCCAAATAAGCAATTAAACCAGCCGTAAGAGCAAAAAAGATGCCTACTGCTTCAGCAGCATATTTACCGAAAAAAATGGCACTGGAATTAATGCCAACTTTTAAATCATCGGGTTTATCTGACATGGCATAAACAGTGTCAAAACCTAACGTCCAAAAAATTGTTGCACCCCAAAGTAACCAAGTAGAAGTTTCCAAACTGCTAGTTACCGCAGTCCAACTAATTAACACGCCAAAACCCCAAGCGATGGAAAGAACTAATTGAGGAATGGGAAAAACTCTTTTGGCTAAAGGATAACAAATAATTACAGGTACGGCAGCCAAACAGAATAAAAAACTGAGACGATTGAGATAAAAAGCTAAAATAGCTGCACAAACTAAGGCAACTAAAAAGATCGCAATTCCGACTTTTACTGAAAGGGCGCGAGATGCTAGAGGTCGATTTTTCGTTCTTTCTACTTGCGGATCGATATCACGATCCCAAAGATCGTTAATGGCACAACCAGCCCCACTAGTAGCCAAAGTTCCGAGAATAATTACTCCGACTAGAGGTAAAGGTGGATTGCCTTTTGCTGCTAAAACGACTGCCCATAAAGCAGGAATCATTAAAATAAGTCTACCCGCAGGTTTATCCCAACGGAGGAGACGAATAATAGTTAGCCAAGTTGGTTCAAGAGAAGATGTAGATTGATTCATAAAAAGTTTAAAAATATTAACATAGCTTAAATAATTTCATAGCATAAAAAATTAGGATGAAAATTCTTTTAGTTGATGATGAAGCAGAATTAACAGATCCCCTCAGTCGCATTTTGTCCAGGGAAGGGTATCAAGTGGATATTGCTGACAACGGAGTAACAGGAATTAATTTAGCTCTGCAAAATAACTATGATTTATTAATCCTTGATTGGATGCTACCGCAAAGATCGGGTTTAGAAATTTGCCAAGAATTGCGATCGCGTTCTTTGACTACTCCTGTCTTGTTTCTTACTGCCAAAGATACCATTGATGATCGTGTAATTGGTTTGGATGCAGGGGCAGATGATTATTTGGTTAAACCTTTTGAATTAAGAGAATTATTAGCCAGAGTTAGAGCTTTATTACGAAGAGTTACTCTTGGAGATCCTCAATTGAATGAGAAGCTGAAAGTAGCAGATTTAGAACTAGATAGCGAAAATCAATTAGCCTATCGTCAAGGAAGAGTGATTGACTTATCAGAAAAAGAGGTTAAGCTTTTAGCGTATTTTATGAAACGTCCAGGTCAACTGCTCACTCATGAAGATATTTATAGTTATTTATGGGCAGAAGAAGAAAAACCGAGTAGTAATGTTTTAGCTGCTTTAATTCGTCTTTTAAGGCGTAAAATAGAAATACCAGGTGAAATTCCTTTGATTCATACTGTGTACGGCAAAGGTTATCGTTTTGGCGACAACGAATTTTAATGTTTCTATTAATTTTTGACCAAGACATTAACATTTTGTAATTGAAATACTAATATATAATTAAAGGTTTATTTAACTTAATAACAAAAGGGGGTGGGGTCTATGTTAAGAACCGTTAAGCATCATAACCTCATGGTGGTCAATCTGACTGAAAATGTTTCAGTATCCACCAAAATCTCAAAGGACAACCATGCTGCTCTTCGGTCTGGTTTTGTTGGTTGTCCTCCAAATCCTCGTTGGAATGCTACTAAGTTTTGTGCTTGGAGAAAGGGTCGTCAATGGCGAACAGCTTTAGCTCAAGGCACAATGATGATTAGAGCGGAGGATTGTATGCTAGTTCAAGCTTCAGAAAAAGAAAGTTGTTCTGATGAAGATTTGCCTGGTAGTAGCAGAATGATTAACTTTTTTCAAGCTTCAGAACAGTTATCT includes these proteins:
- a CDS encoding nucleotide binding protein, PINc, whose amino-acid sequence is MKVIIDTNILVSAALKNRQPEQVVLLVASNYQWLVSTEILQEYEQILSRKKLNIDQDKRSRFIRLIKQLTNLVEVNSVIDFPRDRKDAKFLACAMAAKADFLITGDRDFSEAQQLIETKIISVREFIELFQPR
- a CDS encoding pilin encodes the protein MNNLFTAKLLQNLRSKKGNKGFTLIELLVVVIIIGVLAAVALPNLLGQVGKARETEGKNGVGTINRAQQSYHFEKQAFANGTTVTDADNELGAVIVSDYYTFAITGAAADATVAAAASDGPNDGVRNYAGAISYNAGAYDSAVCQSDEIDGPVTPTAAGGDAGCSTGTELQ
- the pilA2 gene encoding pilin polypeptide PilA2, with the translated sequence MKKSLFFFIKKLGKHNYNDHGFTMIELLVVMLFIGLLSALSLPNFLNQVGKARETEAKNNLGTLARSQQAYHFEKLIFADSLNKLNLNNNLTTRYYNSPVPDIANSVLVKHRSVAINPFKDYVKNYAVGVYYNSGSYEFYLCQSYAVNQPVDVPNNISNDCTNNGIKIK
- a CDS encoding hypothetical protein (conserved hypothetical protein); this encodes MFLNLKFLRQSLTHYLTALVCFAGIIFFQKQYFFQKIISQKNIDYFQQEQSLKTDLNLQKKLPNFGLKNLIADWNLLQYIQYFGDDKAREATGYSLVTDYFEIIVEKDPRFIQALLSLSTANSIFVGRPDQTIALMNQALNSLTPEKFPMGYYVWTYKGVDEILFLGDLKAAENSYQKAAEWADLQTEPTWKDMAIQANNTAQFLATNPDSTKVQVYAWLNILSTARDEKTKQHALQQVKALGADIIVTETGELQVKLPTT
- a CDS encoding 4-hydroxybenzoate polyprenyl transferase is translated as MNQSTSSLEPTWLTIIRLLRWDKPAGRLILMIPALWAVVLAAKGNPPLPLVGVIILGTLATSGAGCAINDLWDRDIDPQVERTKNRPLASRALSVKVGIAIFLVALVCAAILAFYLNRLSFLFCLAAVPVIICYPLAKRVFPIPQLVLSIAWGFGVLISWTAVTSSLETSTWLLWGATIFWTLGFDTVYAMSDKPDDLKVGINSSAIFFGKYAAEAVGIFFALTAGLIAYLGLEINLQPIFWLGWIVAVVGWIWQYLRLRQTDLPRPVYGEIFSQNVWLGFILLAGMIFGCLV
- a CDS encoding two-component response regulator translates to MKILLVDDEAELTDPLSRILSREGYQVDIADNGVTGINLALQNNYDLLILDWMLPQRSGLEICQELRSRSLTTPVLFLTAKDTIDDRVIGLDAGADDYLVKPFELRELLARVRALLRRVTLGDPQLNEKLKVADLELDSENQLAYRQGRVIDLSEKEVKLLAYFMKRPGQLLTHEDIYSYLWAEEEKPSSNVLAALIRLLRRKIEIPGEIPLIHTVYGKGYRFGDNEF